The genomic interval CCGGTGCCGTGGAAAAGGGGTGTGAGCATCACCAGGATGTTGAGCCGCGTTTTGCCGGCAACGTGGGGCAGGCGCCAGATAGCGCCGAGCCCCTCGCACCCGTTCCCGTGGTATTCCCGGGGTTTTGGGACGAACATGATGTAGTTTTTCAGGAGTGTGCCGAGGCCCGACCAGTGGTGGGTCCGCATGGGGCGCACGTTGATCAACGCCGTGGCGCGTTTGAAGACGGGGTTTCCGAGCACCCCCCGGTCGTCTGCGGAAATGTCCTCCCTTTTGACCCCCGCGCCGGTGAGGCGACCTCTTATCGCCGTCTCGAGGGGCTCCGGGGTGGGAAGGTAGTGCCAGACGTTGCTTTTTATGCCCACCGTGTCGCCGGGGGACACCAGCTTCTTCCACGCCCGGGCGGGGTCTGCCGTGTCCATGAGGGCGGTTAAACCCCTGTCCAGCATGGCCGATAG from Deltaproteobacteria bacterium carries:
- a CDS encoding DUF362 domain-containing protein; this encodes AEERGKSRVVLVRDENVLDMGGMIDRDILSAMLDRGLTALMDTADPARAWKKLVSPGDTVGIKSNVWHYLPTPEPLETAIRGRLTGAGVKREDISADDRGVLGNPVFKRATALINVRPMRTHHWSGLGTLLKNYIMFVPKPREYHGNGCEGLGAIWRLPHVAGKTRLNILVMLTPLFHGTGPHHFNRRFTWRYCGLIVSRDPVAADATGARIIQAKRNAFFGTERPISPPPRHIAAAEDRFGLGNSRPEGISLIKLGWEKDILV